The following is a genomic window from Candidatus Methylomirabilota bacterium.
GCCGCTCGAGCTCGTGCGTGTTCCGCACGGCGATCGCGGCCTGGGAGGAGAAGAGCGCCAGCAGCTCGAGGTCGTCCTCGGTCGGCTCGACGCGCGTCGGCGTCTCGATCACCAGGGCGCCCGCCGGCCCGCGCCGCACCACGAGCGGCGCGGCCACGATCATCCCCGCCTCGGCGTCGCCCTCGGCGGGCGGCTGGCTGATGGGTGCGCCCTTCTCCATCGCGAGGCTCGCCGCCGCCTCGAGCCGGCGCCATGACGGCGGCGCCGTGCCGGCGCTCGCCATCGGCACGAGGCGCCCGTGCTCCAGCTGGAACACGACGCAGCGCTCGGCCTCGGTGGCCTCGACCGTCGCCTGCGCCACCGCGTCCAGCACGCGCTCCATCACGCCGGAGGACGCGAGCGTCTGGCCCACGGTCAGGAGCCGCTCGCGGTCGCGCGCCCACCGGCGCGTCGCCAGCGCGCGCTCGATCTTCGAGCGGAGCTCGTCGCGCGCGAACGGCTTGGTGAG
Proteins encoded in this region:
- a CDS encoding response regulator; this translates as MKRRVLVVDDDRGILDVLEMRLQAMNFDVTALDDPRRVLEVTQGQRFDLALVDLRMQPMDGVELMEALRERQPRMPVLIMTAHGTIENAVEAVQRGAFDYLTKPFARDELRSKIERALATRRWARDRERLLTVGQTLASSGVMERVLDAVAQATVEATEAERCVVFQLEHGRLVPMASAGTAPPSWRRLEAAASLAMEKGAPISQPPAEGDAEAGMIVAAPLVVRRGPAGALVIETPTRVEPTEDDLELLALFSSQAAIAVRNTHELER